In Roseofilum reptotaenium CS-1145, the genomic window GATTACTATCGGCGATCGCCTTTAGGATAATTGTGTTAGCTTAATCTGAAGTTTCTGTTCACTCTTCGACCTACCCAGTCGGAAAAAAAACTCTATTTTTTTATTCAATAACTTAAGAGGACTAAACCCTTGACTCCCCCTAATAAGATCTCTGTTCGCAAAGGCACAGTCACGATCTGTATCGCCCTTACAGTTTGGACAATCTGGTTAAGCTTACTCGGTATCAATCGAGCTATTTCTTATGTTATGGAGTATTGGGAAATTGCTTTAACGATGATCTTTGGATCGGCAGTTTCTGGAGGAACAAGTCTGGGAGGAGCAGCAGTTATTTTTCCTGTATTTACTAAGGTTTTACATATTGACCCCTCAGAGGCTAAAATATTTTCCTTAGCCATTCAAAGTATCGGCATAACAGCCGCCGCCATAGGGATCGTCTTGACCGGCATTCGAGTCGATTGGCGGGTTATTTGTTGGGGCAGTATTGGAGGTCTAATCGGTATGGTTTTCGGTGCAATTTTATTAGCCCCTGTTTTGCCTCCAGATGTAATAAAAATGTCATTTACAGTTCTACTTGCTAGTTTTGGGATTACATTATTAGCCTTAAACCGATTACCGAGAGAAGTCCATCTAGGGATGCCAATCTGGACGGCAAATGAGCGAATCATCTGGCTACTCGCTGGAACTATGGGCGGAATCATTAGTAGTCTAGTCGGTAGTGGAATTAATATATTTTGTTTTTCTGTGATGGTGATTCTCTTTCGATTTTGCGAAAGAGTTGCTACGCCAACTTCTGTAATTTTGATGGCCACAAATGCTGTTTTTGGATTTGCGTTTTATGCCTGGATATTGAATGATTTTATAGAGCCTGTTCGGAGTTACTGGTTGGCAGCAATTCCTGTGGTTGTGGTCGGCGCTCCTCTGGGGGCAATATTATCTTCTCTCTTAACTCGGCAAACTCTTGCTAATATAGTAATTGGCTTGATTTCGCTAGAAATCATCAGTTCTTTATTACTGGTGGAGATGACTTCACTCGCTATCTATTCTAGCTTAATTGCTATGATGTTTTTTTCGGGTCTGAATTACTGGATGTACCGGACTAATATCTATAGTAAGGAATCAGTTGATTAGGACAGTTGGGTTATGTTTTGAGGCAATAGGGTTAGAGTTTATATGAAATCGATCGTAAAAAAGAAAAGATATTCGAGATTCAATCTATGACTACTGAATTAACTAAAGGTGCACGATTTAATCTGTCCCAAAACTATCCCGATCTACAAAAAATCCAGATAGCAGTGGGTTGGAGAACTACAGAGTCGGGATATGATATTGATGGTTCAGCGTTTATGTTAGGGGCAAATGGATTGATTCCTGCCGAAGAATATTTTGTATTTTATAATAATCCCCGATCGCCCGATCGCGCTTTGCAACGACTAGAAGATTCTCGAGAAGGTCGGCAAAGCTTTATGCTTGATTTGAGTCAAATTAGCCCGGTGATTACTGAACTGGTGTTTGTCGTTACTATTCATGAAGGAGTGGAGAAAAACCAAAGTTTTTGTTACATTGACCAAGCCTTTATGGCGATCTCCAATCCCCAAACCCAGGAAGAATTAGCCCGTTATGCTTTAACTGAGGCATTTACCTCAGAAACCGCTCTAGAATTTGGTCGCATTTATCAAAAAGGAGGACAATGGCGTTTTCATGCCCTGGGTCAAGGGTATGATTCTGGATTACAAGGCTTTTTAGACCAATATCATCAAGAAAGAGCAACCCCACCCGCTCGTGTTCCTGTTGCCCCCGAACCCATCCGCAGAGCAAAAGCGGTTGAATTAGAGAAAAAATTGGAAAAGGAAGCGCCTCTGTTATTCGATTTAGTCAAAAAAGCCGATATTTCTTTGCAAAAGGCAAATTTAACTGACCATCAAGCGCAAGTTGCCCTCTGTTTAGATGTTTCTGGTTCTATGTACTCACTCTATCACTCCGGTAAAATTCAACGGTTGGCGGAAAAAATATTAGCCCTCGGTTGTCGGTTTGATGATGATGGAGCGATTAAGATTTTCTTGTTTGCCGGAAATTCCCAGGATATGGGTGAGATGACGGTCGAGAACTTCCATAATTTTATCGGTCAAGCTCAAAATCAATATCGAGGTTCAGGAGGAACTAACTATTCTCCCGCATTGCAAGCCATTAGAAATACTTATTTTCCTGATGCGAGAGGTGCAAATCGGCGATCGCCATTTAAGGCTAATGTACCAGTTTACGTGATGTTTGTCACCGATGGGCGACCGTTCGATCGTGACCCGTCCGAACAACAGTTAAAATGGTCATCCTATGAGCCGATTTTCTGGCAATTTATGGCGATTGGGAAATCGAGTAAAGATGTCACATCGAAGCGTGGGGGCATTTTAGGCTTTTTGAGCGGTGGCAGTCAATTTGAGTTTTTAGAAAATTTGGATGATTTGGAGGGACGATATATCGATAATGCAGATTTCTTCAGTGTAGAAGATCCAGAGGCGATCGCCGACCAAGAGCTGTACGATCTACTGATGACAGAATATCCCAACTGGCTCAAAACTGCCCGCGATCGAGGTTTACTACCCTAGTGATGCCCATGAAATCTGCTTCTAGCGGCGATCGGCCTCAGCGCTATCTCCTGTTTTACAAACCTTACAATGTTCTCTGTCAATTCACGGATAATAATCCCCATACCCAAGGCAAATCAGCCAGGAAAACCCTGAAGGATTATATACCTATTCCTGGTGTTTATCCCGTAGGCAGATTAGACCGGGATAGTGAAGGGTTGCTGCTCTTAACTAATGATGG contains:
- a CDS encoding VWA domain-containing protein, translating into MTTELTKGARFNLSQNYPDLQKIQIAVGWRTTESGYDIDGSAFMLGANGLIPAEEYFVFYNNPRSPDRALQRLEDSREGRQSFMLDLSQISPVITELVFVVTIHEGVEKNQSFCYIDQAFMAISNPQTQEELARYALTEAFTSETALEFGRIYQKGGQWRFHALGQGYDSGLQGFLDQYHQERATPPARVPVAPEPIRRAKAVELEKKLEKEAPLLFDLVKKADISLQKANLTDHQAQVALCLDVSGSMYSLYHSGKIQRLAEKILALGCRFDDDGAIKIFLFAGNSQDMGEMTVENFHNFIGQAQNQYRGSGGTNYSPALQAIRNTYFPDARGANRRSPFKANVPVYVMFVTDGRPFDRDPSEQQLKWSSYEPIFWQFMAIGKSSKDVTSKRGGILGFLSGGSQFEFLENLDDLEGRYIDNADFFSVEDPEAIADQELYDLLMTEYPNWLKTARDRGLLP
- a CDS encoding sulfite exporter TauE/SafE family protein, whose translation is MTPPNKISVRKGTVTICIALTVWTIWLSLLGINRAISYVMEYWEIALTMIFGSAVSGGTSLGGAAVIFPVFTKVLHIDPSEAKIFSLAIQSIGITAAAIGIVLTGIRVDWRVICWGSIGGLIGMVFGAILLAPVLPPDVIKMSFTVLLASFGITLLALNRLPREVHLGMPIWTANERIIWLLAGTMGGIISSLVGSGINIFCFSVMVILFRFCERVATPTSVILMATNAVFGFAFYAWILNDFIEPVRSYWLAAIPVVVVGAPLGAILSSLLTRQTLANIVIGLISLEIISSLLLVEMTSLAIYSSLIAMMFFSGLNYWMYRTNIYSKESVD